GTGAACTTGACCAGACCGCTCATCCCACTGTATGCGACCGAGCTTGGCGCGGGTACGATGGAGGTCGGCTTCCTGACCGCGGCGTATGCGGTGCTGCCGCTCCTGCTGGCGATCAGCGCTGGTAAGCTCGCTGACCTCGTCGGCGACCGGGTGCCGATCATCCTCGGCGCGGTTGGCCTCGCGATCGGGCTCGGGCTGCCTTACCTGTACCCTTCCATCGTGTCGCTGTATGCGTCTCAAGGCTTCGTCGGCATCTCACACATCCTCATCACCATCTCGCTGCAAAATGTGCTCGGCCACGCGGCAACGAAGGAGACGCGCGATCACGTGTTCGGGATGTTCAGCATGTTCGTGGCGATCGGAGCGTTCCTCGGTCCGGTGCTGGGCGGATATTTGGCCGAGTATATGTCGTATCGGTTCGCCTTCCTCGTGTCGACACTCCTAAGCGTCATGCCGCTCGCACTGGCGTTCCTCGTGCCGATGAACGTGCGCAGCAAGAGCCCTGAAGTCAATGCAGCTGCAGTAGAGGCGAAGCATACACAGGGTCAGGCACATCCAGAACAACCGAGCTCTGATGCACCCGTAGGCAAAAGCCCGCTGCAGCTGCTCCGGCTGCCCGAGCTCCGCAAGGCGCTCGCCTCGAGCGCGCTTGTGCTATATTCCCGGGACATCTTCGTCGCCTATTTCCCACTATTCGCAGTCGGGCTCGGCATCTCCGACTCCAGCATCGGCTGGATTATCGCGGTGCAAGGGCTCGCGATGATGCTCGTCAGACTGCTGCTCGGACGTATGACCGTCGCTTACGGGCGGGAGCGGGTGCTGCTCGCCTCGATCTGCGTAGCAGGCTTCGCGTTCCTGCTCGTGCCGATAGCAGGCCACGTGTACGCCCTCGGGCTGTTAAGCGCCCTGATGGGGCTGGGACTTGGCTGTGGTCAGCCGCTGTCGATGACGACGACGTACAACGCATCGCCGAAGTCGAGAACGGGCGAGGTGCTCGGGCTGCGGCTTGCGTGCAACCGACTGTCGCAGCTCGTCGCTCCGGTGTTCTTCGGGCTTGTCGGCAACGCGGTAGGCTTATTGTCGGTCTTCTATGTGAGTGGCGCGTTCCTGCTCGGCGGGGCGTTATTGACACGCTCCAAGCCCGAGGAGAAGTCGATGAACGGCTCACAGTACCGTATATGAAAAAAAGAGCGCCCGCTACAG
Above is a genomic segment from Paenibacillus sp. YYML68 containing:
- a CDS encoding MFS transporter; translated protein: MTTIRAIFLIALSFHTMVNLTRPLIPLYATELGAGTMEVGFLTAAYAVLPLLLAISAGKLADLVGDRVPIILGAVGLAIGLGLPYLYPSIVSLYASQGFVGISHILITISLQNVLGHAATKETRDHVFGMFSMFVAIGAFLGPVLGGYLAEYMSYRFAFLVSTLLSVMPLALAFLVPMNVRSKSPEVNAAAVEAKHTQGQAHPEQPSSDAPVGKSPLQLLRLPELRKALASSALVLYSRDIFVAYFPLFAVGLGISDSSIGWIIAVQGLAMMLVRLLLGRMTVAYGRERVLLASICVAGFAFLLVPIAGHVYALGLLSALMGLGLGCGQPLSMTTTYNASPKSRTGEVLGLRLACNRLSQLVAPVFFGLVGNAVGLLSVFYVSGAFLLGGALLTRSKPEEKSMNGSQYRI